One segment of Acidovorax sp. DW039 DNA contains the following:
- a CDS encoding co-chaperone GroES, with product MNLRPLHDRVIVKRIESETTTASGIVIPDNAAEKPDQGEVLAVGPGKKNDKGDVIALNVKVGDRVLFGKYSGQTVKVNGNELLVMKEDDLFAVVEK from the coding sequence ATGAACCTTCGCCCTCTGCACGACCGCGTGATTGTCAAGCGCATCGAAAGCGAAACCACGACGGCTTCCGGCATCGTGATTCCTGACAACGCCGCTGAGAAGCCTGACCAAGGTGAAGTGCTGGCTGTGGGTCCTGGCAAGAAGAATGACAAGGGTGATGTGATCGCCCTGAACGTGAAGGTCGGTGACCGCGTTCTGTTCGGCAAGTACTCGGGCCAGACCGTCAAGGTCAACGGCAATGAGCTGCTGGTCATGAAAGAAGACGATTTGTTCGCAGTGGTCGAGAAGTAA
- a CDS encoding TetR/AcrR family transcriptional regulator — MTATRKPSKPSASPARKSDRTTPATSSEPAARPPKPSRLLKEQGILKEAESHFSQFGFEGASLENIAAAAGISRHNLLYYFPSKEALYQRVLDDVLNQWLAGMEDLSHSDDPQAALRQYIRAKLRYSREHPQGAKVFTKEVIAGAPRYGQAIAERVGPLLKTEVRTFERWAKEGRIARVNFTHLMFIIWSVTQAYADQEAQFALLLGKPALTDKDFEKAEEVIVKMVLSALECPLP; from the coding sequence ATGACAGCCACAAGAAAGCCCTCCAAGCCCTCCGCCTCGCCCGCTCGCAAGAGCGACCGCACCACCCCGGCTACTTCATCAGAGCCCGCCGCGCGCCCCCCAAAGCCCTCCCGCCTGCTCAAGGAGCAAGGCATCCTGAAGGAGGCCGAAAGCCACTTTTCCCAGTTCGGATTCGAAGGCGCTTCGCTGGAGAACATTGCCGCCGCCGCAGGCATCAGCCGCCACAACCTGCTCTATTACTTTCCCAGCAAAGAGGCGCTGTACCAGCGCGTGCTGGACGATGTGCTCAACCAGTGGCTGGCGGGCATGGAAGATCTCTCCCATAGTGATGACCCCCAAGCCGCCCTGCGGCAGTACATCCGCGCCAAGCTGCGCTACTCGCGTGAGCACCCACAAGGTGCCAAGGTGTTCACCAAAGAAGTGATTGCAGGAGCCCCACGCTACGGCCAAGCCATCGCCGAGCGGGTCGGCCCCCTGCTCAAAACCGAAGTGCGTACGTTTGAACGCTGGGCCAAAGAGGGTCGCATCGCCCGCGTCAACTTCACCCACCTCATGTTCATCATCTGGTCCGTCACGCAGGCATACGCCGACCAGGAAGCCCAGTTTGCCCTGCTGCTGGGCAAGCCAGCGCTGACGGACAAGGATTTTGAGAAGGCGGAAGAGGTGATAGTGAAAATGGTTCTGAGTGCCTTGGAGTGTCCGTTGCCTTGA